The Moorella glycerini genomic interval CCAGTAGAGATAACCTGGCCACGGGCTGATAGTTATTTGCTGGTGCCATAATTTCAGTCCTCCTCTATAATATTATTCTCTTTAAACGATCCACAAGTACTGTTTAGTTTAGTTAGGTGCTGGGCCGAAGCCTCCAATTTTCTGCCTTTCCCCTCCTACGCCGGTACCGGTAGCTAATCGTCATATAAGGGTCCCGGCTCTCTTATGGCGCCGTTGTCTGGTAGTCCGTGACCGTGGCTAACCGCAATTAGACGGCTACAGGCTCCCTTTCCTTAATAAGCGCCATCTTTCCTTTTCTGGGGCGGCCGGCAGGCAACTTTCGGATTCTCCATTAGTTGTTGGAGCTTATCATAATCGACGGCAAACTCCTTCTTCGCTTCCAGGGGTACATCCAGGTAGGCCAGCCAACCCTGGAGGACTGCGGCCAGCTTTTCTTTATTGAGGTGGTAAAAGACCCACTGGCTCACTTTTTCCTCCCAGACCAGGTCAGCTTCTTTCAGGACCCGCAGGTGCTGGGAGATGGCCGGCTGGGTTATGCCCAGGATCTCTTCCAGCTCGCAAACGCACAGTTCCTGTTCGGCCAGCAGGGCAATAATCCGCAGTCGCAAATGCTGGCCCAGGGCTTTAAAAGCCTTTTCCCACTCCTTTAAGGTCACTCCTTCGCCTCCTTAGATAAGCTATTTAGTATATAATATTGGGCTTTGGTAGGTTTGTCAAGATGAATTTAAAATGGGCGGCGGTGGCGGCCCTGGTGGTGAGGTTCAACATAGCCGCCCCGGCCAGGCTGGAACCAACCGGTGATACGCCATAAAAGGCGGGGATACCCCTTGACATGAGCATTAACCGGTAGTATCATGTAATTAGCTTATATATGCTGTCAACATATATAAGCAGATCAAAAAGGAGGGAAAGAAACAATGTGTAACTATGCCGGTTACGGTCATAACCGTGGCCATGATTGGGGCCCGCAGCGGGGCTGCTGCTGCCACGGCCATCACCCCATGGGCTTCCACCGCCACTTTTTAACTGCTGCGGAGAAAAAAGCCCGCCTGGAGGAGTATCTTAAGGAGCTGCAGGCCGAAGTAAAAGCCGTGGAGGAAAGGCTGAAGAAACTGGGAGAAGGGGCTTAATTCCCCTTCTCCATCTCTTTGTCCTGCCCAAAAATGTCTTCGTAACGCCGCAGGAAGGTTTCCAGGGCGGCTTTATTGCGCCGGATGGTCACCGCCCAGTCATGGAGGTAATCTATCCCTTCCGGGGTTATCTCATACCGGCGGCGGGCCGGTCCCGGGCCGCCGGTCGACCAGTGGGACCGTACCAGGCCTTCTTCCTCCAGGCGCCTTAAGTTGCGGTAAACGGCCCCGGCATCGGGAACGCCCTCCCATAACCCCAGGCGGTTCATGCTTTCCATCAGCTCGTAACCGTGGGTGGATTTCTCATAGAGCAGCAACAATAAGCAGGGCTGCAAAAAGCCTTCCATGCGGGCGCCGCGACAATCGCAGCGATGGTGATGCCCGCCGGGTTCATAACCGCACATGGATTCACTCCCTATCTGCTATTTACATATGTGTGTTAATATACAATAATAGAATAAACCAATAATTCCATCTCGTCAACAAGACGCTATAACCCATAAAGGAGAGAGGCCATGTTTACCCTGCTTCTTTACCTGCTGGCCCTGGGCGGGCTGTTAATTTCTTTTGGGAAAGACCGCCATAAAACCAGGCTGGCTTTAATGAAAGGCTGGAAGGCCTTTACCAACATCTTACCCGACTTTGCTGTCGTCCTAGCCCTGATAGGGATCATGCTGACTTACCTGTCACCTCATACCATTGCCGCCCTGGTGGGCAAAAACAGCGGCTTCCCGGGCATGCTGGCCAGCTCCATAGTGGGCTCCGTTACCCTTATTCCCGGGTTTGTCGCCTTTCCCCTGGCCAAATCTTTGCTCGACCGGGGCGCCGGTATCATGCAGATGGCCGTCTTTGTTTCGACCCTGATGATGGTGGGCGTCGTCACCGCTCCCCTGGAAAGCAGGTATTTCGGTAAAAAAGAAACTATCCTCCGTAATTCTTTGAGCTATGTCTTTTCCTTTATCGTGGCTATGATCATCGGGATGGTGGTGGGAGCGTGAACTTGCTTAACTTAATCAAGACTTACCGCTACTTTTTATTAATCATCCTCTTTGATGTGGTAATAACCGTCTTCCATCCCGGCACCGGCTTGACAATTTTTAAATACACCGCCGGTAACTTTGCCGAGATGCTCGCCATTATCCCGCCGATCTTTCTCCTCCTGGGCCTCCTAGATGTCTGGGTACCGCGGGAAACAATTATCCGCTATCTAGGTGAGGGTTCCGGGCTAAAGGGCATTGTCCTAAGCATAGTACTGGGGGCAGCCGCCGCCGGGCCCCTTTACGGCGCCTTCCCGGTGGCCGCCGTCATGGCGAAGAAAGGCACCAAATACAGCAACATTATCATTTTCCTCTGTTCCTGGTCGACTTTAAAAATCCCTATGTTTCTCTTTGAAATGTCTGCCCTGGGCATAAAGTTTGCCCTGACCCGCTGGCTGGTCAACATCCCCGGGATACTGGCGATTGCTTATATTATCGACCGCCTCATAGGAGCGGAAGACAAAGCGGAATTCTACCGGCGCCAGATGGCAAATCCTTAACGGCTTACCCCAGCAACCCCTGCAAGGCGTTGAAGCGTTCACTATTTTCCGGCTCTGCCAGGGGTGGGCAATCAGTCAGGGCGTTTTCACCGCCCAGCAACCTGGCGGCAAAAGCCAGGCAGGTCAACTGGCCGCACCGGCGGCAATTGGTCCCGGGCAGCCATTTGTATATTTGCAGCGCTGTGGGCCTCTCCTTTTTGGTGAATAAAGGAGGGATTTCCTTTTGCCGCCGGTGGGTATCGTTGATTAAATCCTTGAGCCAGTCCAGCACCTGGAGGGCGTCCGTCATATTGACCGCTTTGGCCATGGTAAGCTTGCGGGGGTAAAGGGTTATAAGCCGAAACTCTTTCATAAAGGTCAGGTTTTTAGCGTAATGGTTATATACGGCATTTTTAATCACGGTATTGAGGTAGGGTAATAACTCCTCAATGTCCTGGCTCAAAACCGCCTGCAGGCGGATCTTTTCCGCATCGGCCAGGCAGGTTTCCACTTTGGTGACGTCAATCTTTTCCAGATACAACAGGTACCGCCTCCAATCTGTCCACTCCTTGTTCAGCCATGCTTGCAAGGCACAACAATCAGGAAAATAACTCCGGATAGTCCACCGGGTCCATGATAGTAAAACCTCTCAAACACTTCAGCTTGTTAGTACAATAATTTCCTTTACCGCCGTTAAAAAGGTGTCTATCTCTTCCGCGGTATTAAAATAACTTACGCTGGCCCGCACCGTTCCCCGGTCCAGGGTGCCTATGGTTTTATGGGCCAGGGGCGCGCAGTGCAGGCCCACCCGGACCATAATTTCATGTCCCTCGTCCAGGGCGTAGGCCACCTCTTCCGGGGCCAGTTCTTTAATGTTAAAGGAAACCACGCCCACCTTGCGCGCCGTTTCCCGGGGACCATAGACGGTCAATCCAGGTAACTCTTCCAGCCCGGCCAGCATCCTGGCCGTCAGAATCTCCTCGTGGGAACGGATGCGGCTGATCCCCTGGTTGAGGATGTATTCCACAGCGGCTTTGAGGCCGGCGATGCCGACAACGTTCAGCGTCCCGGCCTCAAAGCGATCCGGCAGGCCCTCAGGCATGTACTCCAGGCGGGATACCGAACCGGTACCCCCTTCCTTCAGGGGATGCAGGTCGAAACCGGGACGTATATAGAGGCCGCCGGTACCCGTGGGCCCGAGCAGGCCTTTGTGACCGGTAAAGGCCAGGAAATCGATATCCAGTTTCCGGACATCGATGGGATATGCCCCAGCCGTCTGGGCGGCGTCCAGCAGAACAGGCACCCCGTGCCGGTGGGCCGCGGCAGTAATTGCCTGCACCGGCATCACCGTTCCCGTAACATTGGAGGCGTGGGTGCAGGCCAGCAGGCGCGTTTCCTCCCGGAAGGCCGCATCCAACTCTGGCATTAACAGTTCGCCGTCTTCCCGGCAGGGCACTACCGTAATGCTTATCCCGCGCTCCTTCTCCAGGGTTTTCAAACAGCGCCAGACGGCATTATGCTCCATAG includes:
- a CDS encoding ArsR/SmtB family transcription factor; translated protein: MTLKEWEKAFKALGQHLRLRIIALLAEQELCVCELEEILGITQPAISQHLRVLKEADLVWEEKVSQWVFYHLNKEKLAAVLQGWLAYLDVPLEAKKEFAVDYDKLQQLMENPKVACRPPQKRKDGAY
- a CDS encoding permease; its protein translation is MNLLNLIKTYRYFLLIILFDVVITVFHPGTGLTIFKYTAGNFAEMLAIIPPIFLLLGLLDVWVPRETIIRYLGEGSGLKGIVLSIVLGAAAAGPLYGAFPVAAVMAKKGTKYSNIIIFLCSWSTLKIPMFLFEMSALGIKFALTRWLVNIPGILAIAYIIDRLIGAEDKAEFYRRQMANP
- a CDS encoding permease, whose product is MFTLLLYLLALGGLLISFGKDRHKTRLALMKGWKAFTNILPDFAVVLALIGIMLTYLSPHTIAALVGKNSGFPGMLASSIVGSVTLIPGFVAFPLAKSLLDRGAGIMQMAVFVSTLMMVGVVTAPLESRYFGKKETILRNSLSYVFSFIVAMIIGMVVGA
- a CDS encoding DUF5320 domain-containing protein; translated protein: MCNYAGYGHNRGHDWGPQRGCCCHGHHPMGFHRHFLTAAEKKARLEEYLKELQAEVKAVEERLKKLGEGA
- a CDS encoding PadR family transcriptional regulator produces the protein MCGYEPGGHHHRCDCRGARMEGFLQPCLLLLLYEKSTHGYELMESMNRLGLWEGVPDAGAVYRNLRRLEEEGLVRSHWSTGGPGPARRRYEITPEGIDYLHDWAVTIRRNKAALETFLRRYEDIFGQDKEMEKGN
- a CDS encoding (Fe-S)-binding protein, coding for MYLEKIDVTKVETCLADAEKIRLQAVLSQDIEELLPYLNTVIKNAVYNHYAKNLTFMKEFRLITLYPRKLTMAKAVNMTDALQVLDWLKDLINDTHRRQKEIPPLFTKKERPTALQIYKWLPGTNCRRCGQLTCLAFAARLLGGENALTDCPPLAEPENSERFNALQGLLG
- a CDS encoding aminotransferase class V-fold PLP-dependent enzyme, which codes for MAVYLDNAATTYPKPPAVWQAMEHFMKNIGASAGRGGYCRALAAEEIVFQCRRLLGKLFNINDATRIIFTANATEAINLALKGWLNPGDHVITTAMEHNAVWRCLKTLEKERGISITVVPCREDGELLMPELDAAFREETRLLACTHASNVTGTVMPVQAITAAAHRHGVPVLLDAAQTAGAYPIDVRKLDIDFLAFTGHKGLLGPTGTGGLYIRPGFDLHPLKEGGTGSVSRLEYMPEGLPDRFEAGTLNVVGIAGLKAAVEYILNQGISRIRSHEEILTARMLAGLEELPGLTVYGPRETARKVGVVSFNIKELAPEEVAYALDEGHEIMVRVGLHCAPLAHKTIGTLDRGTVRASVSYFNTAEEIDTFLTAVKEIIVLTS